In Malus sylvestris chromosome 15, drMalSylv7.2, whole genome shotgun sequence, a single genomic region encodes these proteins:
- the LOC126602501 gene encoding transcription factor SPATULA-like isoform X1 — protein MADLYGTAPDSEEISNILSQLIHGHGSSASSCMPFKPTYMQSSVPPPIQAATPSEVLIPEARHEDHRRFAQLVNRSGTDQRVAGGNSNSAGVLASSSAFDFYDSGGYFTEEVKEGMESDGRRISSENDLGGYSCDSEKGLEEAADAQLNSALPRSSSKRSRAAEVHNMSEKRRRSRINEKMKALQNLIPNSNKTDKASMLDDVIEYLKQLQLQVQMLTMRNGLSLHPMCLPGVMQPMQLPRIFEEGSNKFPKSGEGINPFYGTHENSVLSAFNLSAGCMISNPPMVIPSVANVATSEATFGFEPSIQAHYRPYSVPSSSKELVSDSEPQTKLDTIRTGKSTSSDVDV, from the exons aTGGCGGATCTGTACGGAACAGCGCCGGACTCGGAAGAAATCTCGAACATTCTAAGCCAGCTCATCCACGGCCATGGCTCCTCCGCCTCTTCTTGCATGCCCTTTAAACCCACTTACATGCAGTCGTCAGTGCCGCCGCCAATCCAGGCGGCGACGCCGTCCGAGGTCTTGATTCCGGAGGCCAGGCATGAGGATCATCGCCGGTTTGCTCAATTGGTGAACCGGTCTGGCACGGACCAGCGAGTAGCGGGGGGAAATTCAAACTCTGCTGGTGTGTTGGCTTCGTCGTCCGCTTTCGATTTCTACGATTCCGGTGGCTACTTCACGGAGGAGGTGAAAGAAGGTATGGAGTCTGACGGGAGGAGGATTTCGTCTGAGAATGATCTCGGCGGTTATAGCTGTGACAGTGAG AAGGGTCTCGAGGAGGCGGCGGATGCGCAACTGAACTCGGCACTGCCGCGGAGTTCATCAAAGAGGAGCAGAGCTGCTGAGGTCCATAATATGTCGGAAAAG AGAAGGAGGAGTAGGATTAATGAAAAGATGAAAGCTTTGCAGAACCTGATTCCGAATTCTAACAAG ACGGATAAGGCGTCAATGCTGGATGACGTGATTGAATATTTGAAGCAGCTCCAGCTTCAAGTACAG ATGTTAACAATGAGAAATGGATTGAGTTTGCATCCGATGTGTTTACCAGGAGTCATGCAGCCTATGCAGTTGCCTCGTATATTTGAAGAAGGAAGTAATAAATTTCCAAAATCTGGCGAAGGAATAAACCCTTTTTACGGGACTCACGAGAACTCAGTGCTATCTGCTTTTAATTTATCCGCTGGATGCATGATATCAAATCCGCCAATGGTCATACCCTCGGTTGCAAATGTAGCAACTTCAGAAGCCACATTTGGTTTTGAACCATCGATTCAAGCTCACTACAGACCCTACAGCGTCCCCTCCTCCTCTAAG GAACTCGTCAGTGACAGTGAACCACAAACCAAATTAGATACCATTCGAACAGGGAAAAGCACTTCATCGGACGTTGATGTATGA
- the LOC126602501 gene encoding transcription factor SPATULA-like isoform X2 codes for MADLYGTAPDSEEISNILSQLIHGHGSSASSCMPFKPTYMQSSVPPPIQAATPSEVLIPEARHEDHRRFAQLVNRSGTDQRVAGGNSNSAGVLASSSAFDFYDSGGYFTEEVKEGMESDGRRISSENDLGGYSCDSEGLEEAADAQLNSALPRSSSKRSRAAEVHNMSEKRRRSRINEKMKALQNLIPNSNKTDKASMLDDVIEYLKQLQLQVQMLTMRNGLSLHPMCLPGVMQPMQLPRIFEEGSNKFPKSGEGINPFYGTHENSVLSAFNLSAGCMISNPPMVIPSVANVATSEATFGFEPSIQAHYRPYSVPSSSKELVSDSEPQTKLDTIRTGKSTSSDVDV; via the exons aTGGCGGATCTGTACGGAACAGCGCCGGACTCGGAAGAAATCTCGAACATTCTAAGCCAGCTCATCCACGGCCATGGCTCCTCCGCCTCTTCTTGCATGCCCTTTAAACCCACTTACATGCAGTCGTCAGTGCCGCCGCCAATCCAGGCGGCGACGCCGTCCGAGGTCTTGATTCCGGAGGCCAGGCATGAGGATCATCGCCGGTTTGCTCAATTGGTGAACCGGTCTGGCACGGACCAGCGAGTAGCGGGGGGAAATTCAAACTCTGCTGGTGTGTTGGCTTCGTCGTCCGCTTTCGATTTCTACGATTCCGGTGGCTACTTCACGGAGGAGGTGAAAGAAGGTATGGAGTCTGACGGGAGGAGGATTTCGTCTGAGAATGATCTCGGCGGTTATAGCTGTGACAGTGAG GGTCTCGAGGAGGCGGCGGATGCGCAACTGAACTCGGCACTGCCGCGGAGTTCATCAAAGAGGAGCAGAGCTGCTGAGGTCCATAATATGTCGGAAAAG AGAAGGAGGAGTAGGATTAATGAAAAGATGAAAGCTTTGCAGAACCTGATTCCGAATTCTAACAAG ACGGATAAGGCGTCAATGCTGGATGACGTGATTGAATATTTGAAGCAGCTCCAGCTTCAAGTACAG ATGTTAACAATGAGAAATGGATTGAGTTTGCATCCGATGTGTTTACCAGGAGTCATGCAGCCTATGCAGTTGCCTCGTATATTTGAAGAAGGAAGTAATAAATTTCCAAAATCTGGCGAAGGAATAAACCCTTTTTACGGGACTCACGAGAACTCAGTGCTATCTGCTTTTAATTTATCCGCTGGATGCATGATATCAAATCCGCCAATGGTCATACCCTCGGTTGCAAATGTAGCAACTTCAGAAGCCACATTTGGTTTTGAACCATCGATTCAAGCTCACTACAGACCCTACAGCGTCCCCTCCTCCTCTAAG GAACTCGTCAGTGACAGTGAACCACAAACCAAATTAGATACCATTCGAACAGGGAAAAGCACTTCATCGGACGTTGATGTATGA
- the LOC126602499 gene encoding probable serine/threonine-protein kinase At1g01540, which translates to MSGYSFLNDQLSKRTSIFGLHLWVVLGICVGAAIVLVLFLISLWFTSRRNSASSKAKTFTHNFSTIPNVSKEIQEIRIDQARNHPSQPDPKPTNHQSHPDPVADSDSSGARPQPLLLQQDDHHESPAGSGGRQRIHIEIGKDHRISYPEKGGGGGSSHGSGEVRSGDQGMIAAPEVSHLGWGHWYTLRELEDSTNGFADENVIGEGGYGIVYRGVLEDNTIVAVKNLLNNKGQAEKEFKVEVEAIGRVRHKNLVRLLGYCAEGAHRMLVYEYVDNGNLEQWLHGDVGPTSPLVWESRMNIILGTAKGLTYLHEGLEPKVVHRDIKSSNILLDKQWNSKVSDFGLAKLLGSERSYVTTRVMGTFGYVAPEYASTGMLNERSDVYSFGILIMEIISGRNPVDYSRAPGEVNLVEWLKAMVTNRNAEGVLDPRLPEKPSSRALKRALLVALRCVDPNAQKRPKMGHVVHMLEADEFPFRDERRAGREHGRSPRDAGRMDKRVIESGDSSGYESSAQTNMLLWRKQEVEEEH; encoded by the exons ATGTCGGGCTACTCGTTTCTGAACGACCAGCTCTCGAAGAGGACCTCCATTTTCGGTTTGCATTTGTGGGTAGTTTTGGGAATTTGCGTCGGAGCCGCCATTGTTCTCGTCCTCTTCCTCATCTCTCTCTGGTTCACTTCCCGCCGCAACAGCGCCTCCTCAAAAGCCAAGACCTTTACCCACAACTTCTCCACCATCCCAAACGTCTCCAAAGAGATCCAAGAAATCAGAATTGACCAGGCCCGGAACCACCCATCGCAACCCGACCCGAAACCCACCAACCACCAGAGTCACCCCGACCCGGTTGCCGACTCTGACTCCTCCGGCGCCAGACCCCAACCCCTGCTTCTACAGCAGGACGATCACCACGAAAGCCCGGCTGGGAGCGGCGGCCGGCAGAGAATTCACATTGAGATTGGGAAGGACCACCGGATTTCGTACCCGGAGAAGGGCGGCGGCGGCGGGTCGTCTCATGGCAGCGGCGAAGTTCGGTCTGGGGACCAGGGGATGATCGCCGCGCCGGAGGTTTCACATTTGGGGTGGGGCCATTGGTACACTCTCAGAGAGCTTGAGGATTCCACTAATGGGTTTGCCGACGAGAATGTGATTGGTGAAGGCGGCTATGGAATTGTTTACCGCGGTGTTTTGGAGGATAATACGATTGTTGCTGTAAAAAATCTGCTTAATAACAA GGGACAAGCCGAGAAGGAGTTTAAGGTCGAAGTTGAAGCGATTGGCCGTGTTCGCCATAAGAATTTAGTGAGGTTGCTTGGTTATTGTGCTGAAGGAGCTCATAG AATGCTTGTATATGAGTATGTTGACAATGGAAATTTGGAACAATGGCTTCATGGTGATGTTGGGCCTACAAGTCCTCTTGTGTGGGAGAGTCGTATGAATATAATACTCGGGACAGCGAAAGG GTTGACTTACTTGCATGAGGGGCTTGAGCCAAAGGTCGTTCACCGTGATATTAAGTCTAGCAACATCTTACTTGATAAGCAGTGGAATTCAAAAGTATCCGACTTTGGCTTAGCAAAGCTACTTGGCTCAGAAAGGAGTTACGTGACAACTCGAGTGATGGGAACATTCGG ATATGTAGCTCCAGAATATGCCAGTACTGGTATGTTGAATGAAAGAAGTGATGTGTATAGTTTCGGAATTCTCATAATGGAGATAATTTCTGGGAGAAACCCAGTGGACTATAGCCGCGCTCCAGGAGAG GTGAATCTAGTTGAGTGGCTTAAAGCAATGGTTACAAATCGGAACGCTGAGGGAGTTTTGGATCCTAGGTTACCAGAGAAGCCTTCTTCCAGAGCACTGAAGCGTGCTCTTTTGGTTGCATTGCGTTGCGTGGACCCAAATGCTCAGAAGAGGCCTAAAATGGGGCATGTGGTACATATGCTTGAGGCTGATGAGTTCCCTTTCCGAGAT GAGCGCAGGGCTGGAAGAGAACATGGACGTTCACCACGTGATGCTGGAAGGATGGACAAGCGTGTGATTGAATCAGGTGATAGTAGCGGGTATGAGAGTAGTGCCCAAACTAACATGTTGTTATGGAGAAAgcaagaagttgaagaagagcATTAG